The proteins below are encoded in one region of Styela clava chromosome 4, kaStyClav1.hap1.2, whole genome shotgun sequence:
- the LOC120326123 gene encoding uncharacterized protein LOC120326123 — protein sequence MDSVLEEYRSSLTDLTFNSKPLINMLTVLAEENYSHAPDLVRIIENQVYQSPPNQRLPVLYLIDSIVKTYGPYVKLFSPNLIKTFLFVFEKAETKVRQDLFKLRSTWNGMFSKGLLHDLDVAVKQFDPNWPIRIKKTAHPSGLTLDERVAEMMNRPQSSSADDSPSKFSSDEEEYNASYQGDSGTLDTGGDILVEEEEILVDEEKYNELEALEKALMKKQEELNKLESLGDKPTTSADLSEPKIEKSIPPPKSPTEQVPYFIDASAYSNPKSPVEDDMGEPKKKRIKSDENEAEKLSLIPSEIGKKTPKELIKEKVTSYENPYISTPDDSLFISERRDIDTQTDSKILKDSQSQIVVDMQDQTTQYRYRKKTKNFLSLYRVPSKSVATYFRIKTKEAQTQYNPPSDSQDIAADSTSGHPDGGNATMFVSKERSALKEYITALKDDFLPNEYTKHTGLLLRNLYSQRRQGLLCDITLGAEGRVFKAHKSVLAASSDFFYTLFASEEIEKTPLSHIELQGITAKALSLVLDYIYTSVLPMGSLASIKEIVTAAKRLQIHSLIIICPALEQAIAKKIDMAGWLISNSSLLSPSDKHPYVEAIKTLRDYGGSGAMMHIDDSKQHVKDVMTGSGDASAGDYICHVDRDVSSKKRSADVGHFQGSFDAYSNDEAKYMKRKMKYSEKTSETDSDYDLEGIAKSEAISKKGEAGIIASPGMPPTSWSEIYAQSKSSKKKKRSTETATREQAVYKCNNCNRNIISRRNYNAHCEAHVRKGEKPYGCTLCKKMFWKESVLEAHLVKIHTELSSEQIKKFTKSIIKPTGVPNTNSWSKSKRKDQRSSPSSSKIRDITRSKDYVSSKLGGPRKCTECKLVLQNEVALAKHMRITHPSIGLPQDYQYQCRFCLHYFKTGAARAAHEKKHVRDGDVPYEEKMKKRLSSDVENPHTGDSDQGALSDEDVAYSSRGIDEEEVNLSNPEESQDSESAIKLKLYQCELCGEMFSIQCFYKAHMAGHKKDMDDF from the exons atggaTTCTGTACTCGAAGAATACAGATCATCATTGACAGATTTAACATTTAACAGCAAGCCACTGATCAACATGTTGACAGTATTGGCTGAAGAAAATTACAGCCATGCACCTGATCTTGTTCGAATCATTGAAAACCAGGTTTATCAG TCACCTCCAAACCAGAGACTTCCAGTTTTATATCTCATTGATTCAATTGTGAAAACCTATGGACCGTATGTCAAGTTATTCAGCCCAAATTTGATCAAAACCTTTCTTTTCGTCTTTGAAAAA GCAGAAACGAAAGTTCGTCAAGACTTATTCAAATTGCGATCAACGTGGAATGGCATGTTTTCGAAAGGTCTCTTGCATGACTTAGATGTTGCTGTTAAGCAGTTTGATCCCAACTGGCCAATCAGGATAAAGAAAACAGCTCATCCAAGTGGATTAACATTG GATGAGAGAGTAGCAGAAATGATGAATCGACCCCAATCCTCAAGTGCTGATGATAGTCCAAGTAAATTCTCATCAGATGAAGAAGAATACAATGCATCCTACCAGGGAGATTCAGGAACCCTTGATACAGGAGGAGATATATTAGTAGAGGAAGAAGAGATTCTCGTT GATGAAGAAAAATATAATGAACTAGAAGCTTTGGAAAAAGCATTGATGAAAAAACAGGAAGAATTGAATAAACTTGAGTCATTGGGTGATAAACCGACTACATCAG CTGATTTGAGTGAGCCAAAGATTGAGAAATCAATTCCACCACCGAAATCTCCTACTGAGCAAGTTCCGTATTTTATCGATGCCAG CGCTTATTCAAATCCGAAGTCACCAGTGGAAGATGACATGGGTGaaccaaagaagaaaagaatAAAATCTGATGAAAATGAAGCAGAAAAATTGTCACTCATTCCATCTGAAATTGGGAAGAAAACTCCAAAAGAACTCATCAAGG aaaaagtTACAAGTTATGAAAATCCTTACATTTCTACACCGG ATGATTCGTTGTTCATATCAGAGAGGAGAGACATTGATACTCAAACGGATTCCAAGATTCTCAAAGACAGTCAGTCACAGATCGTGGTTGACATGCAG GACCAAACAACACAATACAGATACCGTAAAAAGACAAAGAATTTTTTATCGTTATATAGAGTTCCTTCCAAGAGTGTAGCAACTTATTTCAGGATTAAAACAAAAGAAGCACAAACGCAATATAACCCACCATCTGATTCACAAG ACATTGCTGCTGACAGTACTTCTGGTCATCCTGATGGTGGGAATGCAACAATGTTTGTTAGCAAAGAAAGATCTGCACTGAAAGAATATATAACTGCTTTGAAAGATGACTTTCTTCCTAATGAATACACAAAGCATACTGGACTTCTACTtagaaatttatattctcaaagAAGACAAGGATTGTTGTGTGATATAACTTTGGGAGCTGAAG gCCGTGTTTTCAAAGCACACAAATCAGTTTTGGCAGCATCGAGCGATTTCTTTTACACCTTGTTTGCATcggaagaaattgagaaaacaCCGCTCAGCCATATTGAATTACAGGGAATAACAG CAAAAGCCCTAAGCCTGGTTCTGGATTACATTTATACATCTGTATTGCCGATGGGAAGTCTGGCAAGCATTAAAGAAATTGTTACTGCTGCAAAGAGATTACAAATCCATTCTCTAATTATCATCTGTCCTGCACTCGAACAAGCTATCGCGAAAAAGATTGACATGGCTG GTTGGCTTATCTCCAACTCAAGTCTACTTAGCCCTAGTGACAAGCACCCCTATGTTGAAGCTATAAAAACTCTACGGGATTATGGCGGTTCAGGAGCAATGATGCATATCGACGACAGTAAACAACATGTCAAAGATGTCATGACGGGATCAGGAGATGCAAGTGCTGGCGATTATATTTGTCATGTTGATAGAGATGTTTCAAG CAAAAAAAGATCAGCAGATGTTGGCCACTTCCAAGGTTCCTTTGATGCTTATTCTAATGATGAAG ctaAATATATGAAAAGGAAGATGAAATATTCCGAGAAGACAAGTGAAACTGACAGTGATTATGACTTGGAAGGAATTGCTAAATCAGAAGCGATTTCAaa GAAAGGTGAAGCTGGTATCATAGCATCACCTGGTATGCCACCAACTTCTTGGTCAGAAATTTATGCTCAGTCAAAAAGttcaaagaaaaagaaaagatcAACAGAAACAGCTACAAGAG AACAAGCCGTCTATAAATGCAACAACTGCAATCGCAACATTATATCAAGAAGAAATTATAATGCCCACTGTGAAGCCCACGTGAGAAAAG GTGAAAAACCCTATGGTTGTACTCTGTGTAAGAAAATGTTTTGGAAAGAATCTGTTCTTGAAGCGCATTTGGTGAAAATTCATACTGAACTAAGCAgtgaacaaattaaaaaat TCACAAAATCCATAATCAAGCCTACTGGTGTGCCCAACACAAATTCATGGTCAAAATCAAAAAGAAAAGATCAAAGATCATCTCCGTCATCCTCAAAAATCAGGGACATAACAAGGTCAAAGGATTACGTCAGCAGCAAATTAGGTGGACCAAGAAAATGCACCGAATGTAAACTTGTCCTGCAGAATGAGGTTGCACTCGCAAAACACATGAGAATTACTCACCCTTCCATAGGCCTTCCGCAAGACTATCAATATCAGTGCAGATTCTGTCTTCATTATTTTAAGACCGGTGCCGCAAGAGCAGCTCACGAGAAGAAACATGTTCGC GATGGTGATGTACCATACgaggaaaaaatgaagaaacgTTTGAGCAGTGATGTTGAAAACCCCCACACTGGAGACAGTGATCAAGGAGCATTGTCAGATGAAGATGTTGCTTATTCAAGTCGTGGTATAGATGAGGAAGAAGTGAATCTCTCAAATCCTGAAGAATCTCAG